The following coding sequences are from one Seonamhaeicola sp. ML3 window:
- a CDS encoding succinate dehydrogenase cytochrome b subunit, translated as MSGFFKSSIGRKVAMALSAFFLMFFLIMHLSVNLVSVFSEDAFNTASHFMGTNPVVQYVMQPVLIFGVVFHFVMGFVLEMRNKKAIGVSYAKNNGAANSTWVSRNMIYSGLVILAFLILHFIDFWIPEMNVKYIQGDMSGLIEGTENFRYYEELQHKFVSPIRVGAYVISFVLLALHLLHGFTSAFQSVGSNAGRKKSLQTFGKIYSVIIPLGFIIVAVYHHFNH; from the coding sequence ATGAGCGGATTTTTTAAATCTTCGATAGGTAGGAAAGTAGCTATGGCGCTTTCAGCCTTTTTTTTAATGTTCTTTTTAATAATGCATCTCAGTGTTAATTTAGTATCTGTTTTTAGTGAAGATGCATTCAACACAGCATCGCATTTCATGGGTACGAATCCTGTTGTTCAATATGTCATGCAACCTGTATTAATTTTCGGGGTTGTGTTTCATTTTGTAATGGGTTTTGTTTTAGAGATGCGAAACAAAAAGGCGATAGGTGTTTCTTATGCTAAGAATAACGGCGCTGCCAATTCAACTTGGGTAAGCAGAAATATGATTTACAGTGGGTTGGTTATCCTAGCGTTTTTAATCTTGCATTTTATAGATTTTTGGATTCCTGAAATGAATGTTAAATACATTCAAGGTGATATGTCTGGACTTATTGAAGGAACTGAAAACTTTAGATATTACGAAGAACTACAGCATAAATTCGTAAGCCCAATTAGAGTTGGAGCTTATGTTATTTCATTTGTGCTTTTGGCACTGCACTTGCTTCACGGATTTACATCGGCATTTCAATCTGTAGGCTCTAATGCTGGTAGGAAAAAGTCGTTACAAACATTTGGTAAAATATACTCAGTTATAATCCCTTTAGGATTCATCATTGTAGCCGTTTATCATCATTTTAATCACTAA
- a CDS encoding fumarate reductase/succinate dehydrogenase flavoprotein subunit — protein MSVLDSKVPKGPIKDKWTTYKDKINLVNPANKRLIDVIVVGTGLAGGSAAATLAELGYNVKAFAYQDSPRRAHSIAAQGGINAAKNYQGDGDSTYRLFYDTVKGGDYRSREANVHRLAEVSTNIIDQCVAQGVPFARDYGGLLDNRSFGGVLVSRTFYAKGQTGQQLLLGAYSAMNRQIARGKIQMYNRHEMLDVVVVDGKARGIIARNLITGEIERHSAHAVVVASGGYGNVYFLSTNAMGSNVTAAWKIHKKGAFFANPCYTQIHPTCIPRSGDYQSKLTLMSESLRNDGRIWVPKNMDDVLAIREGRKKPTDLSEEERDYYLERRYPAFGNLVPRDVASRAAKERCDAGYGVNATGEAVYLDFAAAIERYGKEQAKIQGIENPSAATVYDLGQKIVEAKYGNLFQMYEKIVDDNPYKTPMMIYPAVHYTMGGVWVDYNLMTTVPGLYCIGEANFSDHGANRLGASALMQGLADGYFVLPYTIGDYLADDIRTGPISTETSEFDEAEKAVKDRIDFFVNNKGTKSVDYFHKKLGNVMWNKCGMSRNEKGLKEAMTEIKAIREEFWKEVSVPGGANEMNPELEKAGRVADFLELGELFAKDALMREESCGGHFREESAEESGPQKGEAKRDDENFAFVAAWEYKGEPADAVLHKEELEFKDIELKQRSYK, from the coding sequence ATGAGTGTTTTAGATTCAAAAGTACCAAAGGGTCCTATTAAAGATAAATGGACTACTTACAAAGATAAAATCAACTTAGTAAATCCAGCTAATAAACGTCTTATTGATGTTATTGTTGTTGGAACAGGTTTAGCTGGAGGTTCTGCCGCGGCGACACTTGCTGAATTAGGTTACAATGTTAAAGCATTTGCTTATCAGGATTCTCCTAGACGTGCGCACTCTATTGCAGCACAAGGAGGAATAAATGCTGCTAAAAACTATCAAGGTGATGGTGATTCCACTTATAGATTGTTCTACGATACTGTAAAAGGAGGAGATTATCGTTCTCGTGAAGCCAATGTTCATCGTTTAGCTGAAGTTTCAACGAATATCATAGATCAATGTGTAGCTCAAGGGGTTCCTTTTGCACGTGATTATGGCGGACTATTAGATAACCGTTCTTTTGGAGGGGTTTTGGTGTCAAGAACATTTTATGCCAAAGGTCAAACAGGACAACAGTTATTGTTGGGAGCTTATTCTGCAATGAACCGTCAGATTGCCCGTGGTAAAATTCAAATGTACAACCGTCATGAAATGCTTGATGTAGTTGTGGTTGATGGAAAAGCCAGAGGGATTATCGCTAGAAATTTGATAACTGGTGAGATAGAGCGTCATTCTGCTCATGCTGTTGTTGTAGCTTCTGGTGGGTACGGAAATGTATATTTCTTGTCAACTAATGCTATGGGGTCTAACGTAACAGCAGCATGGAAAATCCATAAAAAGGGTGCCTTCTTTGCAAATCCTTGTTACACTCAAATTCACCCAACGTGTATTCCGCGTTCGGGAGACTACCAATCGAAATTAACGTTGATGTCGGAGTCTTTACGTAACGACGGACGTATTTGGGTTCCCAAAAACATGGATGATGTTCTTGCTATTAGAGAAGGTCGTAAAAAACCAACGGATTTATCTGAAGAAGAAAGAGATTATTACTTAGAAAGACGTTATCCTGCATTTGGAAACTTAGTGCCTCGTGATGTGGCTTCAAGAGCAGCAAAAGAGCGTTGCGATGCCGGTTACGGTGTTAATGCCACAGGTGAAGCTGTTTACTTAGATTTTGCTGCAGCCATAGAACGTTACGGTAAAGAGCAAGCGAAAATTCAAGGTATTGAAAATCCATCAGCTGCTACAGTATACGATCTTGGGCAAAAGATAGTTGAAGCCAAATACGGTAACCTATTCCAGATGTATGAGAAGATTGTAGATGACAATCCATACAAAACACCTATGATGATTTATCCCGCGGTACACTATACCATGGGAGGTGTTTGGGTAGATTATAACTTAATGACAACGGTTCCTGGATTATACTGTATTGGAGAAGCTAATTTCTCTGATCACGGAGCTAACAGACTAGGAGCTTCCGCATTAATGCAGGGATTAGCCGATGGCTATTTCGTGTTGCCTTATACTATAGGTGATTATTTAGCCGATGATATTAGAACAGGACCAATTTCAACAGAAACATCAGAATTTGATGAAGCTGAAAAAGCTGTTAAAGATAGAATAGATTTCTTTGTAAATAATAAGGGAACTAAGTCTGTAGATTATTTCCACAAGAAACTAGGTAATGTAATGTGGAACAAATGTGGAATGTCCAGAAACGAGAAAGGTTTAAAAGAAGCCATGACAGAAATTAAGGCCATTCGCGAAGAATTCTGGAAAGAGGTTTCTGTGCCTGGTGGAGCAAATGAAATGAATCCAGAATTAGAAAAAGCAGGTCGTGTTGCAGATTTCTTAGAGTTAGGAGAGCTATTCGCTAAAGATGCTTTAATGAGAGAAGAGTCTTGTGGAGGACATTTTAGAGAAGAATCAGCTGAAGAATCTGGACCGCAAAAAGGAGAGGCTAAACGAGACGATGAAAATTTTGCTTTCGTAGCGGCTTGGGAATATAAAGGAGAACCTGCTGATGCTGTACTTCATAAAGAAGAGTTAGAATTTAAAGACATTGAATTAAAACAACGTTCATACAAATAA
- a CDS encoding succinate dehydrogenase/fumarate reductase iron-sulfur subunit, producing the protein MNLTLKIWRQKDAQSKGKMETYKVDDISEHMSFLEMMDVLNEQLIAQGDEPVAFDHDCREGICGMCSLYINGEAHGPDRGVTTCQLHMRMFNDGDTIYIEPWRAAAFPVIKDLVVDRTAFERIQQAGGYISVNTSGNTQDANAIPISKHAADEAMDAATCIGCGACVATCKNSSAMLFVGAKVSQYALLPQGQVEAADRVKNMVAQMDLEGFGNCTNTGACEIECPKGISLDNIARMNRELIKASVK; encoded by the coding sequence ATGAATTTAACATTAAAGATTTGGCGTCAAAAAGATGCTCAATCTAAAGGTAAGATGGAAACTTACAAAGTGGATGATATTTCAGAACACATGTCTTTCTTAGAAATGATGGATGTTCTAAATGAACAGTTGATTGCCCAAGGTGATGAACCTGTAGCTTTTGATCACGACTGTCGTGAAGGTATCTGTGGTATGTGTTCATTGTATATTAATGGTGAAGCGCACGGACCAGACAGAGGTGTTACTACTTGTCAGTTACACATGCGTATGTTTAATGATGGTGATACTATTTATATTGAGCCTTGGAGAGCGGCTGCTTTTCCGGTAATTAAAGATTTGGTGGTTGATAGAACTGCTTTCGAGCGTATTCAACAAGCTGGTGGCTATATTTCTGTAAATACTTCTGGAAATACACAAGATGCCAATGCCATTCCAATTTCTAAGCATGCTGCAGATGAAGCTATGGATGCTGCAACCTGTATTGGTTGTGGAGCTTGTGTAGCTACTTGTAAAAACTCTTCGGCTATGCTCTTTGTTGGAGCAAAAGTATCACAGTATGCATTGTTACCACAAGGACAAGTAGAGGCGGCAGATCGTGTTAAAAATATGGTTGCTCAAATGGACTTGGAAGGTTTTGGTAACTGTACCAATACCGGAGCTTGTGAAATTGAATGTCCTAAAGGCATATCGTTAGACAATATTGCAAGAATGAACAGAGAACTCATTAAGGCCTCTGTTAAGTAA
- a CDS encoding M20/M25/M40 family metallo-hydrolase, producing MIPVLVGIFYARVGFSQECSKPSLDGNVLLKHVETLSSDLFEGRFTGSEGGIRAKKYIINQFYSLGVKPLKKDYEQPFVFKKGEKTYKGTNVIGYIKGTLRPHKFVVISAHYDHIGIQKGKIYNGADDNASGVAALFGFAEYFQKSPPKHSVILVAFDAEELGMEGSKYFMENLSISKDAIVANLNMDMISRSDTNELYVVGTSFNDSFKSIVSDFASERLKLVRGHDGYDKKENWVYASDHANFHKKRIPFLYFGVEDHEDYHEHTDDFENIHPEFYIEAVKAIISVFETIDNF from the coding sequence TTGATACCGGTTTTAGTCGGTATATTTTATGCTCGTGTGGGTTTTTCTCAAGAATGTTCGAAGCCTTCATTAGATGGAAATGTGCTTTTAAAACATGTTGAAACACTATCTTCAGATTTGTTTGAAGGTAGGTTTACTGGTTCTGAAGGAGGTATCAGGGCAAAAAAGTATATAATTAATCAGTTTTATAGTTTAGGTGTTAAGCCATTAAAGAAAGATTATGAACAACCTTTTGTTTTTAAGAAAGGGGAAAAGACCTATAAAGGCACTAATGTTATAGGTTATATAAAGGGAACATTAAGACCCCATAAGTTTGTTGTGATTAGCGCACATTATGACCACATAGGTATACAGAAAGGAAAAATATATAATGGCGCTGACGATAATGCCTCTGGTGTTGCTGCTCTTTTTGGTTTTGCAGAGTATTTTCAAAAATCTCCACCAAAACATTCCGTTATTTTGGTCGCTTTCGATGCCGAAGAATTAGGTATGGAGGGCTCTAAATATTTTATGGAAAACCTTTCAATTTCTAAAGATGCGATAGTGGCTAATTTGAATATGGATATGATTAGTCGTAGCGATACCAATGAGTTGTATGTGGTAGGTACGAGTTTCAATGATTCTTTTAAGAGTATTGTTTCCGATTTCGCATCTGAAAGATTAAAACTTGTAAGGGGACACGATGGTTATGATAAAAAAGAGAATTGGGTATATGCATCAGATCATGCTAACTTTCATAAAAAAAGAATACCATTTTTGTATTTTGGAGTAGAAGACCATGAAGATTATCATGAGCATACCGATGATTTCGAAAATATCCATCCAGAATTTTATATCGAAGCGGTTAAAGCAATAATTTCTGTTTTCGAAACAATAGATAACTTCTAG